One Natrinema salaciae genomic region harbors:
- the solA gene encoding N-methyl-L-tryptophan oxidase, translating to MNTNGARYDVVVIGVGGMGSATTFHLADRGLDVLGLERYDVPHTMGSSHGITRIIRRAYYEHPSYIPLIERAYELWDDLAAASGREVIHRTGSIDAGPEDNVVFEGSLRSCQEYDIPHEVLTSEQVAERFPGYRLPEGYRALYQPDGGFVVPEQSIIGHVETAQAAGAEVRARERVLEWEPTPDGGVRVETDRGTYEAERMVLAAGAWNATFADALEGLAVPERQVLGWFQPDRPSIFEPENFPVWNLMVPEGRFYGLPIYDVPGFKIGKYHHRDEQVDPDDYDTEPGLEDERLLREVTANYFPEAAGPTMRLATCMFTNSPDEHFILDTLPDHPQVVVGAGFSGHGFKFASVIGEILADLAVDGETDHPIDMFRLDRFDEA from the coding sequence ATGAACACGAACGGAGCGCGGTACGACGTCGTCGTGATCGGCGTCGGCGGCATGGGAAGCGCGACGACGTTCCACCTCGCCGACCGCGGACTCGACGTGTTGGGACTCGAGCGCTACGACGTCCCGCACACGATGGGATCGTCACACGGCATCACGCGGATCATCCGGCGGGCCTACTACGAACACCCGTCTTACATTCCGCTCATCGAGCGAGCGTACGAGCTCTGGGACGACCTCGCGGCGGCGTCCGGTCGCGAGGTGATCCACCGGACCGGATCGATCGACGCCGGTCCCGAAGACAACGTCGTCTTCGAGGGGTCGCTGCGTTCCTGCCAGGAGTACGACATTCCCCACGAGGTGCTCACGAGCGAGCAGGTGGCAGAGCGGTTCCCCGGCTATCGGCTTCCGGAGGGATACAGAGCGCTCTACCAGCCCGACGGCGGGTTCGTCGTCCCCGAACAGTCGATCATCGGCCACGTCGAGACGGCGCAGGCGGCGGGTGCCGAGGTCCGCGCCCGCGAACGGGTCCTCGAGTGGGAGCCGACGCCGGACGGCGGCGTCCGGGTCGAGACCGACCGCGGGACCTACGAGGCCGAGCGCATGGTGCTCGCCGCGGGCGCCTGGAACGCCACGTTCGCCGACGCGCTCGAGGGGCTCGCGGTCCCGGAACGGCAGGTGCTCGGCTGGTTCCAGCCCGACCGCCCGTCGATCTTCGAGCCGGAGAACTTCCCGGTCTGGAACCTGATGGTCCCCGAGGGCCGGTTCTACGGGCTGCCGATCTACGACGTGCCGGGGTTCAAGATCGGCAAGTACCACCACCGCGACGAGCAGGTCGATCCGGACGACTACGACACCGAACCCGGACTCGAGGACGAGCGCCTGCTCCGCGAGGTCACGGCGAACTACTTCCCCGAGGCGGCGGGGCCGACGATGCGGCTCGCGACCTGCATGTTCACGAACTCCCCGGACGAGCACTTCATCCTCGACACGCTCCCCGACCATCCGCAGGTGGTCGTCGGCGCGGGCTTCTCGGGTCACGGCTTCAAGTTCGCCAGCGTCATCGGCGAGATCCTCGCCGACCTCGCGGTCGACGGCGAGACGGACCACCCGATCGACATGTTTCGACTGGACCGGTTCGACGAGGCGTAG
- a CDS encoding aromatic ring-hydroxylating oxygenase subunit alpha codes for MSRWNNGRDEVEPVSPDITDETNALPARYFTDPDVHEMEKEAVFGRYWVYAGHANCIPNAGDYFTRTIGDREIIVVRTDDGDVQAYYNVCAHRGSAMVEKTPMTDPDNARRIQCPYHLWTYDLDGDLASTPKSFEDARLNPDLADEDVPELDAEENALMAVHTDRIGPFVFVNVDEEPMSLADQAGTMKSELESLPLEDYHLARRIVSEVECNWKVFAGNYSECDHCQANHQDWVRDLELLDSELEVDDYHWILHYQHAEDVDDEMRIHEEHEAKFYYFWPNFTVNMYGTADGYGTYIVDPIDEGRFQLVADYYFRDSDLTEDEEAFVRTSRQLQEEDFELVERQQRGLESGAIAQARLGPNEHTVHKLHRLAQEAYEA; via the coding sequence ATGTCACGGTGGAACAACGGTCGCGACGAGGTCGAACCGGTCAGTCCCGACATCACCGACGAGACGAACGCGCTCCCGGCGCGGTACTTCACGGACCCGGACGTCCACGAGATGGAGAAGGAGGCGGTGTTCGGTCGCTACTGGGTGTACGCCGGACACGCGAACTGCATCCCGAACGCGGGGGACTACTTCACGCGGACCATCGGCGACCGGGAGATCATCGTCGTCCGGACCGACGACGGCGACGTCCAGGCGTACTACAACGTCTGTGCCCACCGCGGATCGGCGATGGTCGAGAAGACGCCGATGACCGATCCGGACAACGCGCGGCGGATCCAGTGTCCGTACCACCTCTGGACGTACGACCTCGACGGCGACCTCGCGAGCACGCCAAAGAGCTTCGAGGACGCGCGACTGAACCCCGACCTCGCGGACGAAGACGTCCCCGAACTAGACGCCGAGGAGAACGCCCTCATGGCGGTGCACACCGATCGGATCGGTCCGTTCGTCTTCGTCAACGTCGACGAGGAGCCGATGAGCCTCGCGGACCAGGCCGGGACGATGAAATCCGAACTCGAGTCGCTCCCGCTCGAGGACTACCACCTCGCCCGACGCATCGTCTCGGAGGTCGAGTGCAACTGGAAGGTCTTCGCCGGGAACTACTCGGAGTGTGACCACTGTCAGGCAAACCACCAGGACTGGGTTCGCGACCTCGAACTGCTGGACTCCGAACTCGAGGTCGACGACTACCACTGGATCCTCCACTACCAGCACGCGGAGGACGTCGACGACGAGATGCGCATCCACGAGGAGCACGAGGCGAAGTTCTACTACTTCTGGCCGAACTTCACGGTCAACATGTACGGCACCGCCGACGGCTACGGCACCTACATCGTCGATCCCATCGACGAAGGGCGGTTCCAGCTCGTCGCGGACTACTACTTCCGGGATTCCGACCTGACCGAGGACGAGGAGGCGTTCGTCCGAACGAGCAGACAGCTCCAGGAGGAGGACTTCGAACTCGTCGAGCGCCAGCAACGCGGCCTCGAGTCCGGAGCGATCGCCCAGGCTCGGCTCGGGCCGAACGAACACACCGTGCACAAACTGCACCGGCTCGCACAGGAGGCCTACGAGGCCTAA
- a CDS encoding tryptophanase, with translation MVAYKSKVVERIRLPSRERRAAALEEAGYNAFNLAADDVFVDLLTDSGTGAMSDDQWAALFRGDEAYAGSSSFDQLTSAVADVMGFERLVPTHQGRGAENVLYGALLSEGDVALNNTHFDTTRAHVSNQGAEPVDCPIAGAHDPETDEPFKGNFSLERARAVVDEVGAERVPLVIQTVTNNSTAGQPVSVENTRRVRAFADEIDATFVIDACRFAENAYFVTRREDEFADATVADAAREQLGYADALVMSGKKDGLVNVGGFVATDDGALFERCKQRAILYEGFPTYGGMAGRDVAAMAVGLREAVEESYITDRIEQVRELGAMLEAVGLPVYEPVGGHAVYIDAGATFPDIPADEFPGQALVCELYREGGVRGVELGSFAFPETDRPELVRLAVPRRTYHREHFDHVAETAEAVLEKRHEVAGLEIVSNPAVPELRHFTASLEPVSAERAAAADGGSE, from the coding sequence ATGGTTGCGTACAAGTCGAAAGTGGTCGAGCGGATTCGCCTCCCGTCGAGAGAACGACGGGCGGCGGCGCTCGAGGAAGCCGGGTACAACGCGTTCAATCTCGCCGCCGATGACGTCTTCGTCGATCTGTTGACCGACAGCGGGACGGGCGCGATGAGCGACGATCAGTGGGCCGCGCTCTTCCGGGGCGACGAAGCGTACGCCGGCTCGTCGAGTTTCGATCAACTCACGTCTGCGGTGGCGGACGTGATGGGGTTCGAGCGCCTGGTCCCGACCCATCAGGGCCGCGGCGCGGAGAACGTTCTCTACGGCGCGTTGCTCTCCGAGGGCGACGTCGCGCTCAACAACACTCACTTCGACACGACGCGAGCGCACGTCTCGAATCAGGGTGCCGAGCCGGTCGACTGTCCGATAGCGGGCGCTCACGACCCGGAGACGGACGAGCCGTTCAAAGGGAACTTCTCGCTCGAGCGGGCGCGAGCAGTGGTCGACGAGGTCGGCGCGGAGCGCGTCCCGCTGGTGATCCAGACGGTCACGAACAACTCGACGGCGGGCCAGCCGGTCAGCGTCGAGAACACCCGCCGGGTCCGGGCATTCGCCGACGAGATCGACGCCACGTTCGTGATCGACGCCTGCCGGTTCGCGGAGAACGCCTACTTCGTGACCCGACGCGAGGACGAGTTCGCCGACGCGACGGTCGCCGACGCGGCCCGCGAACAACTCGGGTACGCCGACGCGCTCGTCATGAGCGGGAAGAAAGACGGGTTAGTGAACGTCGGCGGCTTCGTCGCGACCGACGACGGGGCACTCTTCGAGCGGTGCAAACAGCGTGCGATCCTCTACGAGGGCTTTCCCACGTACGGCGGCATGGCCGGTCGCGACGTCGCCGCGATGGCCGTCGGCCTGCGCGAGGCCGTCGAGGAATCGTACATCACGGACCGGATCGAACAGGTCCGGGAACTCGGCGCGATGCTCGAGGCAGTCGGTCTCCCGGTGTACGAGCCGGTCGGCGGACACGCGGTCTATATCGACGCGGGGGCGACGTTTCCGGACATTCCGGCCGACGAGTTTCCGGGGCAGGCGCTGGTCTGTGAACTGTATCGAGAAGGGGGAGTCAGGGGCGTCGAACTCGGGAGCTTCGCCTTCCCCGAGACCGACCGCCCGGAGCTGGTTCGGCTCGCCGTCCCGCGCCGGACCTACCACCGGGAGCACTTCGATCACGTCGCCGAGACGGCCGAGGCCGTCCTCGAGAAGCGCCACGAGGTCGCCGGCCTCGAGATCGTCTCGAACCCCGCCGTTCCGGAACTCCGTCACTTTACGGCGTCACTCGAGCCGGTGTCCGCCGAGCGCGCGGCCGCCGCCGACGGGGGCTCGGAGTGA
- a CDS encoding GcvT family protein produces the protein MSTGTTIPDSAGTVVVGAGCVGCSAAYHLARLGREDVVVVDQGPLFETGGSTSHAPGLVFQTGGSRLMTRMASYTRELYADLESFRTCGGIEVASTDDRWDFLKRKRERGQSHGIEGGELLSPAEVADRVPQVDPEVVRGGYYVPTDGTAHAVDAAATMAERARAAGTEFYGETTVTDLEVEDGEIRAVVTDRGRIAADEVLLATNIWGPLFGDMVDVDIPLVPCAHQYLVSDDLDELAGASREIEQPLLRHQDRSLYFRQHGERYGVGSYNHEPLLVDPADIYGPEKLEDLGLEYPSLREFTAEHFSENTHPDHEQAAHDAACELVPSLRDAEFESGINGMFCFTPDGMPILGPTADVDGLWWALAIWVTQSGGAGSIVAHWMEDGVPRLDGERVDATRAHVSRFQPHAGSREYTWGRGAQQYREIYQLIHPREQPQGQRGLRRSPFYGRQDELGAEFYDSGGWEMPQWYETNESLLEEYDVPDRPDWLDRGWSKAQGVEHQAVRARVGMVDMTTYTGIEVTGDGATDLLQRLLTNDIDVSPGRIRYAAMCNEDGGILADVTVARFAADRYTVFTGGGPSATLHSRWVREHAPDDGSVSVTTRDSSLCGIGVFGPDARNVLAPLVEAALSNDAFPFYTARETFLESLPVTMLRLSYAGELGWELYAPTEYGARLWERIEDAGEEYGIVPMGWAALGSTSLEKGFRLWGSDVTPEYDPYEAGIGFAVDLETDFVGKEALLEARDEGIDRTIAPITLDEPGAVVDAGHPVLDPDGGEVLGYVSRADYGYTIDAGIAYAYLPAADAEPGRDVEISYENERHAATVRDEPLFDPDREKMLR, from the coding sequence ATGAGTACAGGGACCACGATTCCCGACAGCGCGGGAACCGTCGTCGTCGGTGCCGGCTGCGTCGGCTGTAGCGCCGCCTACCACCTCGCTCGCCTCGGTCGCGAGGACGTCGTCGTCGTCGACCAGGGACCGCTGTTCGAGACCGGCGGCTCCACCTCGCACGCCCCCGGGCTGGTGTTCCAGACGGGCGGCTCCAGGCTGATGACGCGGATGGCGTCGTACACGCGCGAGCTGTACGCGGACCTCGAGAGCTTCCGGACCTGCGGCGGGATCGAGGTCGCGTCCACCGACGACCGCTGGGACTTCCTGAAGCGAAAGCGCGAGCGGGGGCAGTCCCACGGGATCGAGGGCGGGGAACTCCTCTCGCCCGCCGAGGTCGCCGACCGGGTTCCCCAGGTCGACCCCGAGGTCGTCCGAGGCGGCTACTACGTCCCGACGGACGGGACGGCCCACGCGGTCGACGCCGCGGCGACGATGGCCGAGCGGGCTCGAGCGGCCGGCACCGAGTTCTACGGCGAGACGACGGTGACCGATCTCGAGGTCGAGGACGGCGAGATCCGGGCGGTCGTCACCGATCGCGGGCGTATCGCGGCCGACGAGGTGCTCCTCGCGACGAACATCTGGGGGCCGCTGTTCGGCGACATGGTCGACGTCGATATTCCGCTGGTACCCTGTGCCCACCAGTACCTCGTCTCGGACGACCTCGACGAGCTCGCGGGCGCGAGCCGCGAGATCGAACAGCCCCTGCTCCGCCACCAGGACCGGTCGCTGTACTTCCGCCAGCACGGCGAGCGCTACGGCGTCGGCTCCTACAACCACGAGCCGCTGCTGGTCGACCCCGCGGACATCTACGGCCCCGAGAAACTCGAGGATCTGGGCCTCGAGTACCCCTCGCTGCGGGAGTTCACCGCGGAACACTTCTCCGAGAACACCCACCCCGATCACGAGCAGGCGGCCCACGACGCGGCGTGCGAACTCGTCCCGTCGCTGCGGGACGCCGAGTTCGAGTCCGGGATCAACGGGATGTTCTGTTTCACCCCCGACGGGATGCCCATCCTCGGCCCGACGGCGGACGTCGACGGGCTCTGGTGGGCGCTCGCGATCTGGGTCACCCAGTCGGGCGGTGCGGGGAGCATCGTCGCCCACTGGATGGAAGACGGCGTTCCCCGACTCGACGGCGAACGCGTCGACGCCACGAGGGCGCACGTCTCGCGGTTCCAGCCCCACGCCGGTTCGCGGGAGTACACCTGGGGTCGCGGCGCACAGCAGTACCGGGAGATCTACCAGCTGATTCATCCCCGCGAACAGCCCCAGGGGCAGCGCGGCCTCCGGCGGAGTCCGTTCTACGGGCGACAGGACGAACTCGGCGCGGAGTTCTACGACTCGGGCGGCTGGGAGATGCCCCAGTGGTACGAGACGAACGAATCCCTGCTCGAGGAGTACGACGTCCCCGACAGGCCCGACTGGCTCGATCGCGGCTGGTCGAAGGCCCAGGGCGTCGAGCACCAGGCCGTCCGCGCCCGCGTCGGGATGGTCGACATGACCACTTACACCGGGATCGAGGTGACCGGCGACGGCGCGACCGACCTCCTCCAGCGGCTCCTGACGAACGATATCGACGTCTCGCCCGGCCGGATTCGCTACGCGGCGATGTGCAACGAGGACGGCGGAATCCTCGCCGACGTGACGGTCGCCAGGTTCGCGGCCGACCGGTACACGGTGTTCACCGGCGGCGGTCCCTCCGCGACGCTGCACTCGCGGTGGGTCCGCGAGCACGCGCCCGACGACGGCTCCGTGTCGGTGACGACCCGCGACTCGAGTCTGTGCGGTATCGGCGTCTTCGGGCCGGACGCGCGGAACGTGCTCGCGCCGCTGGTCGAAGCGGCGCTGTCTAACGACGCGTTCCCGTTCTACACCGCGCGGGAGACGTTCCTCGAGAGCTTGCCCGTCACCATGCTCCGGCTCTCCTACGCCGGCGAACTCGGCTGGGAGCTCTACGCGCCGACGGAGTACGGCGCGCGACTCTGGGAGCGAATCGAGGACGCCGGCGAGGAGTACGGCATCGTCCCGATGGGCTGGGCGGCGCTCGGGTCGACGAGCCTGGAGAAGGGGTTCCGGCTGTGGGGCAGCGACGTCACGCCCGAGTACGACCCCTACGAAGCGGGGATCGGGTTCGCGGTCGACCTCGAGACCGACTTCGTCGGCAAGGAGGCGCTGCTCGAGGCCCGCGACGAGGGGATCGATCGAACGATCGCGCCGATCACGCTCGACGAGCCTGGCGCGGTCGTCGACGCGGGACACCCGGTGCTCGATCCGGACGGCGGCGAGGTGCTCGGCTACGTCTCCCGCGCGGACTACGGGTACACGATCGACGCCGGGATCGCGTACGCCTACCTGCCGGCGGCCGACGCCGAACCGGGTCGCGACGTCGAGATCAGCTACGAGAACGAACGCCACGCCGCGACGGTCCGGGACGAGCCGCTGTTCGACCCCGACCGCGAGAAGATGCTTCGCTGA
- a CDS encoding helix-turn-helix domain-containing protein, whose translation MSLIAILDIAHPDLALTPTIRDRPDVSIEVVPHSTTDPETGLFFFLVEGVDETFEDVLERDHTVTDWLLVDDLGSARIYRLQHAEAAALISPMTTELGGLLLKAESNGWGWTVRLHLPDREALSDLCDRCEETGISFELRRMFRQDEWTGVTAPEVTDEQRVALVRAYRDGYFEEPRETSLEELADRLDISPTAVGGRIRRGTGQLVETTLLDE comes from the coding sequence GTGAGTCTGATCGCAATCCTCGACATCGCACATCCCGATCTCGCGTTGACGCCGACGATCCGCGACCGTCCGGACGTGTCCATCGAGGTCGTTCCCCACTCCACGACCGATCCCGAGACCGGACTGTTCTTCTTCCTCGTCGAGGGCGTCGACGAGACGTTCGAGGACGTGCTCGAGCGGGATCACACGGTCACGGACTGGCTGCTCGTCGACGATCTCGGTTCGGCACGGATCTATCGGCTCCAGCACGCCGAGGCGGCCGCACTCATCTCACCGATGACGACCGAACTCGGCGGCCTGTTGCTGAAAGCGGAGAGCAACGGCTGGGGTTGGACGGTTCGCCTCCACCTCCCCGACCGCGAGGCGCTCTCCGACCTCTGTGATCGCTGCGAGGAGACCGGTATCTCGTTCGAACTCCGCCGGATGTTTCGGCAGGACGAGTGGACCGGCGTGACGGCCCCGGAGGTGACCGACGAGCAGCGCGTCGCGCTGGTACGCGCCTATCGAGACGGCTACTTCGAGGAGCCCCGCGAGACCTCGCTCGAGGAACTCGCCGATCGGCTCGATATTTCGCCGACGGCCGTCGGGGGACGCATCCGTCGCGGGACCGGCCAGCTCGTGGAGACGACGCTCCTCGACGAGTGA
- a CDS encoding GNAT family N-acetyltransferase: protein MFVRTATPDDALEVRRILDGAMLEPGDVERRIEAADVFVAGDRRGGTGDSNASDDGTERLLGTVVLEPLESDRGSHVAAIGVRRRHRGRGIGSALIDRALERDGRLTARFDDGVRPFYERLGFSIEPIDEQRHRGVAVTSERA from the coding sequence ATGTTCGTCCGCACCGCGACTCCAGACGACGCCCTCGAGGTCCGACGGATCCTCGACGGAGCGATGCTCGAGCCGGGCGACGTCGAGCGCCGAATCGAGGCGGCCGACGTCTTCGTCGCCGGCGATCGACGGGGCGGTACGGGGGACTCGAACGCCAGCGACGACGGCACCGAACGGCTCCTGGGCACGGTCGTCCTCGAGCCCCTCGAGAGCGACCGGGGGTCACACGTCGCGGCCATCGGGGTCCGCCGTCGCCACCGCGGTCGGGGGATCGGCTCGGCACTGATCGACCGTGCGCTCGAGCGCGACGGGCGACTCACGGCGCGGTTCGACGACGGGGTCCGCCCGTTCTACGAGCGGCTGGGATTCTCGATCGAACCGATCGACGAGCAGCGCCACCGCGGCGTGGCCGTGACGAGCGAGCGCGCCTGA
- the ilvA gene encoding threonine ammonia-lyase, producing MGEEHSAVAFADIEAARDRLDDESVVKRTPVERSTSLDELTGGEVHLKMEHLQWTGSFKTRGAYNKIAQCVAEGETDRVVAASAGNHAQGVALAATKLGIDSTIVMPTGAPQAKVDATRGYGADVELVGSDFREAMAHARGLVDDERTAFVHAYDDPAIVAGQGTLGLEMYDDLPTVDTVVVPIGGGGLISGIATAFAERSPSTRIVGVQAKGASTVSESLRKGTPVALDSVETIADGIATGGLSELTLSLIEERVDEVVTVTDGEIARAVLLLLERAKQVVEGAGAASVAAIISDELDVRDETVMPLLGGGNLDMTMLQTVLVHALTDREQLLRLRVRIADRPGKMEEVSGLIADRGANIQTVRHDRSAPELDVGEAYLVFQIETSGSGQSRTIVRSIRDHGYEVRHVNA from the coding sequence ATGGGCGAGGAACACAGCGCCGTCGCGTTCGCCGACATCGAAGCAGCCCGCGACCGACTCGACGACGAGTCGGTCGTCAAGCGGACCCCGGTCGAACGGAGCACGTCCCTCGACGAACTGACCGGCGGCGAGGTCCACCTCAAGATGGAGCACCTCCAGTGGACGGGGTCGTTCAAGACCCGCGGCGCGTACAACAAGATCGCACAGTGCGTCGCCGAGGGGGAGACGGACCGGGTCGTCGCGGCCAGCGCCGGCAATCACGCACAGGGCGTCGCGCTCGCGGCGACGAAACTCGGTATCGACTCGACGATCGTCATGCCCACCGGCGCGCCCCAGGCGAAAGTCGATGCGACCCGCGGCTACGGCGCCGACGTCGAGCTCGTCGGCAGCGACTTCCGGGAGGCGATGGCTCACGCTCGCGGCCTCGTCGACGACGAACGGACGGCGTTCGTCCACGCCTACGACGATCCCGCGATCGTCGCCGGGCAGGGGACGCTCGGTCTGGAGATGTACGACGACCTCCCGACGGTGGACACGGTCGTCGTCCCGATCGGGGGTGGGGGCCTCATCTCGGGAATCGCGACGGCCTTCGCCGAGCGCTCGCCGTCGACGCGCATCGTCGGCGTGCAGGCGAAGGGTGCGTCGACCGTTTCCGAGAGCCTCCGGAAGGGAACGCCCGTCGCGCTCGACTCCGTGGAGACGATCGCGGACGGGATCGCCACCGGCGGGCTCTCGGAGCTGACGCTCTCGCTGATCGAGGAGCGCGTCGACGAGGTGGTCACCGTCACCGACGGCGAGATCGCCCGGGCGGTACTGCTCCTGCTCGAGCGCGCCAAACAGGTCGTCGAGGGGGCCGGTGCGGCGTCGGTCGCCGCGATCATCAGCGACGAACTCGACGTGCGAGACGAGACGGTGATGCCGCTGCTCGGCGGCGGGAACCTCGATATGACGATGTTACAGACCGTTCTCGTCCACGCGCTGACCGACCGCGAGCAACTGCTGCGATTGCGGGTCCGGATCGCCGACCGACCCGGCAAGATGGAGGAGGTATCGGGGCTCATCGCCGACCGCGGTGCGAACATCCAGACCGTCCGCCACGACCGCTCTGCCCCCGAACTCGACGTGGGCGAGGCGTACCTCGTCTTCCAGATCGAGACGAGCGGTTCGGGACAGTCACGGACGATCGTTCGCTCGATTCGCGATCACGGCTACGAGGTCCGACACGTCAACGCCTGA